Proteins from a genomic interval of Kitasatospora herbaricolor:
- a CDS encoding AMP-binding protein, with the protein MPVGTLPTNPLYEDFHARAVRRPDAPALHWHDTVVDYGGLAALADLAYAELAAHPGGPVALPARKSPRAIALVLACLRAGRPLLLVSESLGRRTLDQLVERAGCGWLAQADEHTTEWTDLGPARPGAAALDPAAACLVLTTSGSTGTPKLVPLGAAALDRFTRWAHERFGLGEGRTVLNYAPLNFDLCLLDIWATLRAGGCAALVDPEHAVDPRRLVELFERTRPQVVQAVPMLFRILAEAGAAPAPEVVHVVLTGDHTPPPVRRALPGLFPAAEFHSVYGCTETNDSFLHTLGPADLSEGGTVPLGRPLPGVRTALAGPDGLLAGAGTGELLVATPFQTEGYLADGDQGGRFTTAADGTRYFRSGDLVTRAVDGTLTLVGRTDFQVKVRGVRVSLEEVERVLLGHPEIAEAGVLALPDPAAGVRLHAVVRRRSERLNSLALRAYCAERLSKAAIPAAFRLTGEPLPSTSTGKVDRGRLRAELLEEST; encoded by the coding sequence ATGCCGGTCGGAACACTCCCGACGAACCCCCTCTACGAGGACTTCCACGCCCGGGCCGTCCGACGGCCCGACGCCCCGGCGCTGCACTGGCACGACACCGTCGTCGACTACGGCGGCCTCGCCGCGCTGGCCGACCTGGCGTACGCCGAACTCGCCGCGCATCCGGGCGGCCCGGTGGCGCTGCCCGCCCGCAAGTCCCCCCGGGCGATCGCCCTGGTGCTGGCCTGCCTGCGGGCGGGCCGCCCGCTGCTGCTGGTCTCCGAGAGCCTCGGCCGCCGCACGCTGGACCAGCTGGTCGAGCGGGCCGGCTGCGGCTGGCTGGCCCAGGCCGACGAGCACACGACCGAGTGGACGGACCTCGGCCCGGCCCGGCCCGGCGCCGCGGCCCTCGACCCGGCCGCCGCCTGCCTGGTGCTGACCACCTCGGGCTCCACCGGCACGCCCAAACTGGTGCCGCTCGGCGCCGCCGCGCTGGACCGCTTCACCCGCTGGGCGCACGAGCGGTTCGGGCTCGGCGAGGGCCGGACGGTGCTCAACTACGCGCCGCTCAACTTCGACCTCTGCCTGCTGGACATCTGGGCCACCCTGCGGGCCGGCGGCTGCGCCGCCCTGGTCGACCCGGAGCACGCGGTGGACCCGCGCCGGCTGGTGGAGCTGTTCGAGCGCACCCGCCCGCAGGTCGTCCAGGCCGTGCCGATGCTGTTCCGCATCCTCGCGGAGGCGGGCGCGGCGCCCGCGCCCGAGGTCGTGCACGTCGTGCTGACCGGCGACCACACCCCGCCACCGGTGCGCCGGGCGCTGCCCGGACTGTTCCCCGCCGCGGAGTTCCACAGCGTCTACGGCTGCACGGAGACCAACGACAGCTTCCTGCACACCCTCGGGCCCGCGGACCTGAGCGAGGGCGGGACGGTGCCGCTGGGCCGTCCGCTGCCGGGCGTCCGGACGGCGCTGGCCGGGCCGGACGGGCTGCTGGCGGGCGCCGGCACCGGCGAACTGCTGGTGGCCACCCCGTTCCAGACCGAGGGCTACCTCGCGGACGGGGACCAGGGCGGCCGGTTCACCACCGCCGCGGACGGCACCCGGTACTTCCGCAGCGGCGACCTGGTCACCCGCGCCGTGGACGGCACGCTGACGCTGGTCGGCCGGACCGACTTCCAGGTCAAGGTGCGCGGGGTGCGGGTCAGCCTGGAGGAGGTCGAACGGGTGCTGCTGGGCCACCCGGAGATCGCCGAGGCGGGGGTGCTCGCGCTGCCCGACCCGGCGGCCGGGGTGCGGCTGCACGCCGTGGTGCGGCGCCGCTCCGAACGGCTGAACTCTCTGGCGCTGCGGGCGTACTGCGCCGAGCGGCTGTCGAAGGCAGCGATCCCGGCGGCCTTCCGGCTGACCGGCGAACCGCTGCCCAGCACGTCCACCGGAAAGGTCGACCGAGGCCGGCTGAGGGCCGAGTTGTTGGAGGAGAGCACGTGA
- a CDS encoding phosphopantetheine-binding protein, whose translation MSAATVIKQHIVSEYAPDTSVDELPSSYDLLDTGLVDSLALLGLITWVGERFGVPVDEVEISPDDFRSVDAILRFIEITKSA comes from the coding sequence GTGAGCGCCGCGACCGTCATCAAGCAGCACATCGTCTCGGAGTACGCACCGGACACGTCCGTTGACGAACTCCCTTCGTCCTACGACCTGTTGGACACCGGTCTGGTGGACAGCCTGGCTCTGCTGGGGCTGATCACCTGGGTGGGGGAGCGGTTCGGGGTCCCGGTCGACGAGGTCGAGATCTCGCCCGACGACTTCCGGTCCGTGGACGCGATCCTGCGGTTCATCGAGATCACCAAGAGCGCCTGA
- a CDS encoding ectoine synthase translates to MFIRSMDEIKAVDWGNGTSHRFLLERDRMGFTVCHTVVRAGSKSKLEYRRHLEACYCIGGSGQVVSAETGESYEIRPGVLYALDEHDAHFLIASPHEDLELVSVFNPPLHGEERHQLDGDGFSHY, encoded by the coding sequence ATGTTCATCAGAAGCATGGACGAGATCAAGGCTGTCGACTGGGGCAACGGCACCAGCCACCGGTTCCTGCTGGAGCGGGACCGGATGGGGTTCACCGTCTGCCACACCGTCGTGCGGGCCGGCAGCAAGTCGAAGCTGGAGTACCGGCGCCACCTGGAGGCCTGCTACTGCATCGGCGGGTCCGGCCAGGTGGTCAGCGCCGAGACCGGCGAGAGCTACGAGATCCGGCCCGGCGTGCTGTACGCGCTGGACGAGCACGACGCCCACTTCCTGATCGCCTCCCCGCACGAGGACCTGGAACTGGTCAGCGTCTTCAACCCGCCGTTGCACGGCGAGGAACGCCACCAGCTCGACGGCGACGGCTTCTCGCACTACTGA
- a CDS encoding acyl-CoA dehydrogenase family protein yields the protein MQWNEDQKALRAAVTALGQVIGDGHLERDAGASFSHDGWKRLCEAGLPALPFEPEYGGLGQSLSTTMYVLEGLGHSCRDAGLNFSASTHLVSAGVPVQRFGSAELKRRFLPGIVDGSTIGAHAITEADGGSDVMGMRTTAVPDGDDAFVLNGSKAFVSNGPIADLIVVYARTGRPGNPAGLTAFLVERDTPGLTVGRPIAKMGLRSSPLCELFLDDVRVPRSQVIGSAGAGFLVLDHVMKWEILCSFVINVGEMQHRLEQCVSYARTRRQFGRHIGSYQSVSNLIVGMRVDVETSRKWLYDTAEKIVGRENAAVDVAISKLVVSEANVRSALTAIQIYGGHGYMAEVGLEKELRNAVAGTLYSGTTQIQQQRIAALMGLGRPAPARTEQGLE from the coding sequence ATGCAGTGGAACGAGGACCAGAAGGCCCTGCGGGCGGCGGTCACCGCGCTCGGCCAGGTGATCGGCGACGGTCACCTGGAGCGGGACGCCGGGGCGAGCTTCTCCCACGACGGCTGGAAGCGACTGTGCGAGGCGGGGCTGCCCGCCCTGCCCTTCGAGCCGGAGTACGGCGGCCTCGGGCAGTCCCTGTCCACCACGATGTACGTCCTGGAGGGCCTCGGCCACAGCTGCCGGGACGCCGGGCTGAACTTCTCGGCCTCCACCCATCTGGTCAGCGCGGGCGTCCCGGTGCAGCGGTTCGGCTCGGCCGAACTCAAGCGCCGCTTCCTGCCGGGCATCGTGGACGGCAGCACGATCGGCGCCCACGCCATCACCGAGGCGGACGGCGGCTCCGACGTGATGGGGATGCGGACCACCGCCGTCCCCGACGGCGATGACGCCTTCGTGCTGAACGGCTCCAAGGCCTTCGTCAGCAACGGCCCGATCGCGGACCTGATCGTGGTGTACGCCAGGACGGGCCGGCCGGGCAACCCGGCGGGGCTGACCGCCTTCCTGGTCGAGCGGGACACGCCCGGCCTCACGGTGGGCCGGCCGATCGCCAAGATGGGACTGCGCAGCTCGCCGCTGTGCGAGCTGTTCCTGGACGACGTCCGGGTGCCCAGGTCGCAGGTGATCGGCTCGGCCGGGGCGGGCTTCCTGGTGCTCGACCACGTGATGAAGTGGGAGATCCTCTGCTCCTTCGTGATCAACGTCGGTGAGATGCAGCACCGGCTGGAGCAGTGCGTCTCCTACGCCAGGACCCGCCGGCAGTTCGGCCGGCACATCGGCTCCTACCAGTCGGTCTCCAACCTGATCGTGGGGATGCGGGTCGACGTGGAGACCTCCCGGAAGTGGCTGTACGACACGGCGGAGAAGATCGTCGGCCGCGAGAACGCGGCCGTCGACGTGGCGATCAGCAAGCTGGTGGTCAGCGAGGCCAACGTCCGCAGCGCGCTGACGGCCATTCAGATCTACGGCGGACACGGCTACATGGCCGAGGTGGGGCTGGAGAAGGAACTGCGCAACGCCGTCGCGGGGACGCTCTACTCGGGGACGACCCAGATCCAGCAGCAGCGGATCGCCGCGCTGATGGGCCTGGGCCGCCCCGCCCCGGCCCGAACCGAACAGGGGTTGGAATGA
- a CDS encoding transglutaminase-like domain-containing protein: MTTTDELLKPTEFLDYESATVRAFVDKALPEPGRLTEVERAVALYYAVRDGINYEVYDADLSREGLRASSVLERGKGFCVHKSIVYAAAVRSVGVPSRIVYGDVRNHLASERLRRLVGGDVFRYHSWTSVQLEGAWLKATPVFNKMLCRLYRMRPLDFDGRSDSVYHPYDLEGRRHMEFLRDRGEFDDVPYDQVVGGIRDAHPLLFAGSHTTTSGSLMDEAAAEGGSDGGQG; this comes from the coding sequence ATGACTACTACCGACGAACTGCTGAAGCCGACCGAGTTCCTCGACTACGAATCCGCGACCGTACGGGCCTTCGTCGACAAGGCGCTGCCCGAGCCCGGGCGGCTCACCGAGGTGGAGCGGGCGGTCGCGCTCTACTACGCCGTCCGTGACGGCATCAACTACGAGGTGTACGACGCCGACCTGTCCCGGGAGGGCCTGCGGGCCAGCTCGGTGCTGGAGCGCGGCAAGGGCTTCTGCGTGCACAAGTCGATCGTGTACGCGGCCGCCGTCCGGTCGGTGGGGGTGCCCAGCCGGATCGTCTACGGCGACGTCCGCAACCACCTGGCCTCCGAGCGGCTGCGCCGGCTGGTGGGCGGTGACGTGTTCCGCTACCACAGCTGGACGTCCGTCCAGTTGGAGGGCGCCTGGCTGAAGGCCACCCCGGTCTTCAACAAGATGCTCTGCCGGCTCTACCGGATGCGGCCGCTGGACTTCGACGGGCGCTCCGACAGCGTCTACCACCCCTACGACCTCGAAGGCCGTCGGCACATGGAATTCCTGCGTGACCGCGGGGAGTTCGACGACGTCCCGTACGACCAGGTGGTGGGCGGCATCAGGGACGCCCACCCGCTGCTCTTCGCAGGCTCGCACACGACCACATCAGGCTCCCTCATGGACGAGGCGGCCGCAGAGGGAGGCTCCGATGGTGGACAGGGTTAA
- a CDS encoding TrpB-like pyridoxal phosphate-dependent enzyme, protein MVDRVKFQLDDKDVPTTWYNLAADLPGAPLAPALSAATGAPLGRDELAALMPEPLIDQEIGTEREFEIPEPVRQIYAMWRPAPLFRARRLERALNTPARIYYKYEGVSPAGSHKPNTGIAQAFYNKEAGKTGLVTETGAGQWGSATALSAAFFGMTAKVFMVRVSFEQKPYRKSLMETYGAVCTPSPSVETAAGRAILAADPKSPGSLGIATSEALETAAGDPSLGYVLGSAANHVLAHQTVIGQEALRQMELADDYPDIVIGAAGGGSNLAGLAFPFLGAQLRGGPDVRIIAVEPASCPTLTRGRIAYDYADTGRVGPLFRMHTLGHSFVPPAMHAGGLRAHGIGPLISRTVEDKLIEPVAVAQTRCFEAGVQFARTEGILPAPESTHAIRVAIDEAIRCREEGRSQAILFGLSGHGHFDLVAYEKYFAGSLEDDVLDEAVLAAADASIPAL, encoded by the coding sequence ATGGTGGACAGGGTTAAGTTCCAGCTCGACGACAAGGACGTCCCGACCACCTGGTACAACCTGGCGGCGGACCTGCCGGGGGCGCCGCTGGCCCCGGCGCTCAGCGCCGCGACCGGCGCCCCGCTCGGCCGCGACGAGCTGGCGGCGCTCATGCCCGAGCCGCTGATCGACCAGGAGATCGGCACCGAGCGGGAGTTCGAGATCCCCGAGCCGGTCCGGCAGATCTACGCGATGTGGCGCCCGGCCCCGCTGTTCCGGGCCCGCCGGCTGGAGCGCGCGCTGAACACCCCGGCGCGCATCTACTACAAGTACGAGGGGGTCTCGCCGGCCGGCAGCCACAAGCCCAACACCGGCATCGCGCAGGCCTTCTACAACAAGGAGGCGGGCAAGACCGGGCTGGTCACCGAGACCGGCGCCGGCCAGTGGGGCAGCGCCACCGCGCTCAGCGCGGCCTTCTTCGGGATGACCGCCAAGGTGTTCATGGTGCGGGTCAGCTTCGAGCAGAAGCCGTACCGCAAGTCGCTGATGGAGACCTACGGCGCGGTCTGCACCCCCAGCCCCAGCGTCGAGACCGCGGCCGGCCGGGCCATCCTGGCCGCCGACCCCAAGTCGCCGGGCAGCCTCGGCATCGCCACCTCGGAGGCGCTGGAGACGGCGGCCGGCGACCCCTCGCTCGGCTACGTGCTCGGCAGCGCGGCCAACCACGTGCTGGCCCACCAGACCGTGATCGGCCAGGAGGCGCTGCGCCAGATGGAGCTGGCGGACGACTACCCGGACATCGTGATCGGCGCCGCCGGCGGCGGCAGCAACCTCGCCGGGCTGGCCTTCCCGTTCCTGGGCGCGCAGCTGCGCGGCGGCCCGGACGTCCGGATCATCGCGGTCGAGCCGGCCTCCTGCCCGACCCTGACCCGCGGCCGGATCGCGTACGACTACGCCGACACCGGCCGGGTCGGCCCGCTGTTCCGGATGCACACCCTCGGGCACTCCTTCGTGCCGCCGGCGATGCACGCGGGAGGCCTCCGGGCGCACGGCATCGGCCCGCTGATCAGCCGTACGGTCGAGGACAAGCTGATCGAGCCGGTGGCCGTCGCGCAGACCCGGTGCTTCGAGGCGGGCGTGCAGTTCGCCCGCACCGAGGGCATCCTGCCGGCGCCCGAGTCGACCCACGCGATCAGGGTCGCGATCGACGAGGCGATCCGCTGCCGGGAGGAGGGCCGCTCGCAGGCGATCCTGTTCGGGCTCTCCGGGCACGGGCACTTCGACCTGGTCGCGTACGAAAAGTACTTCGCGGGCAGTCTGGAGGACGACGTGCTGGACGAGGCGGTGCTCGCGGCGGCCGACGCCAGCATCCCCGCGCTCTGA
- a CDS encoding EamA family transporter translates to MTDGQKAGQTGGLWRGVAPLTGFAALTAAVDVYAGNRLQSLDPLAIAAVSFSLTAVFFLGLDIARKGLAAALRPLSAQRWDVLALNVSTAVTWLSMLYALKYLEPAVVNVVGLAIGPVLTLVFGPLLRRGTTVLRAEAVVSAGICLSIAVLVWGSVTGRSGVGAVDAGDAALGLVLTLVCGLASTGNVIYSKRLSEAGLGPQSVLSVRFFLTIVVTWAAVGLGDQPGLGAVFLPAAVIAVIGVGLPLYLIQVGIKHTEPITASLLCTLSPLFAYLLQLPDRRLTQSTLTLLCILVITLLVGVGTAARGRHDLRVREAAARPAPVPAGAAGRPAGDRAARAALGTDTQGEPS, encoded by the coding sequence ATGACGGACGGACAGAAGGCCGGCCAGACCGGCGGCCTGTGGCGCGGGGTGGCCCCGCTGACGGGGTTCGCCGCGCTCACCGCGGCGGTCGACGTGTACGCGGGGAACCGCCTGCAGTCGCTCGATCCGCTGGCGATAGCGGCGGTGTCGTTCTCGCTCACGGCCGTGTTCTTCCTCGGCCTGGACATCGCCCGCAAGGGCCTGGCGGCGGCCCTGCGGCCGCTCTCCGCCCAGCGCTGGGACGTGCTGGCGCTGAACGTCTCCACCGCCGTCACCTGGCTGTCGATGCTCTACGCGCTGAAGTACCTGGAGCCGGCGGTGGTGAACGTGGTCGGCCTGGCGATCGGCCCGGTGCTGACCCTGGTGTTCGGCCCGCTGCTGCGCCGGGGCACCACCGTGCTCCGCGCGGAGGCCGTGGTCTCGGCCGGGATCTGCCTCTCCATCGCCGTCCTGGTCTGGGGTTCGGTGACCGGACGCAGCGGGGTCGGCGCGGTGGACGCCGGGGACGCCGCGCTCGGCCTGGTGCTGACGCTGGTCTGCGGGCTGGCGTCGACCGGGAACGTCATCTACTCCAAGCGGCTGAGCGAGGCCGGTCTCGGGCCGCAGTCGGTGCTGTCGGTGCGGTTCTTCCTGACCATCGTGGTGACCTGGGCGGCGGTGGGCCTCGGCGACCAGCCGGGGCTCGGCGCGGTGTTCCTGCCCGCGGCGGTGATCGCGGTGATCGGGGTCGGCCTGCCGCTGTACCTGATCCAGGTCGGCATCAAGCACACCGAGCCGATCACCGCCTCGCTGCTGTGCACCCTGTCGCCGCTCTTCGCCTACCTGCTGCAACTGCCCGACCGGCGGCTGACGCAGTCCACGCTGACGCTGCTCTGCATCCTCGTCATCACCCTGCTGGTCGGGGTCGGCACGGCGGCCCGGGGCCGCCACGACCTGCGCGTGCGGGAGGCCGCGGCCCGGCCCGCGCCCGTGCCGGCGGGGGCCGCCGGCCGCCCGGCCGGCGACCGGGCCGCCCGCGCGGCCCTCGGCACGGACACCCAAGGAGAGCCCTCGTGA
- a CDS encoding ATP-grasp domain-containing protein, producing MTTAVVDAYGIARFLPAALRRYGVEYLHVRSQEPDIHLAYRPEDFTVDLQHEGDLAATAARLREHGVDFVVAGAESGVLLADALSAELGTPGNGMTRPASRRDKFAMAAAVKEAGLAAAESLLSASAEETVAWAERLGEWPVVLKPVASAGTDHVFFCDSPQEIRTAHATVLAAVDRYGRRNTQVLAQQFLDGDEYFVNTVSRDGVHHIVEVWRYHDLPKGGGRSIPPAFEHPVPPEDPAARQLGDYVPKVLDALEIRNGSAHTEVMLTARGPVLVECGARLGGAHLPDVVNRAIGTDQVDLLALAIARPERITGRTLPPYRLLTHLRYLNLMSPRDGVVPSEEAWAEVRALPSFLDMVLTIPPGKPVARTVDLATVPGYLYLSSDDAGQVEADYRRLRQLEADGLYDA from the coding sequence GTGACAACCGCCGTCGTCGACGCCTACGGCATCGCCCGGTTCCTGCCCGCCGCCCTGCGGCGGTACGGCGTCGAGTACCTGCACGTCCGCTCGCAGGAGCCGGACATCCACCTGGCCTACCGGCCGGAGGACTTCACGGTCGATCTCCAGCACGAGGGCGACCTGGCGGCCACCGCCGCCCGGCTGCGCGAGCACGGGGTGGACTTCGTGGTGGCGGGCGCCGAGTCCGGGGTGCTGCTGGCCGACGCGCTGTCGGCGGAGCTGGGCACCCCGGGCAACGGGATGACCCGGCCCGCGTCGCGCCGGGACAAGTTCGCGATGGCCGCCGCGGTCAAGGAGGCCGGCCTGGCCGCCGCCGAGTCGCTGCTCTCGGCCTCGGCGGAGGAGACCGTCGCCTGGGCGGAGCGGCTCGGCGAGTGGCCGGTGGTGCTGAAGCCGGTGGCCAGCGCCGGAACCGACCACGTCTTCTTCTGCGACTCGCCGCAGGAGATCCGCACCGCGCACGCTACCGTGCTGGCCGCGGTGGACCGCTACGGCCGGCGCAACACGCAGGTGCTGGCCCAGCAGTTCCTGGACGGTGACGAGTACTTCGTCAACACCGTGAGCCGTGACGGCGTTCACCACATCGTGGAGGTCTGGCGCTACCACGACCTCCCGAAGGGCGGCGGCCGTTCGATTCCGCCCGCCTTCGAGCACCCGGTGCCGCCGGAGGACCCGGCCGCCCGGCAGCTCGGGGACTACGTGCCGAAGGTGCTGGACGCGCTGGAGATCCGCAACGGCTCGGCGCACACCGAGGTGATGCTCACCGCACGCGGTCCGGTGCTGGTGGAGTGCGGCGCCCGGCTCGGCGGCGCCCACCTGCCCGACGTGGTCAACCGTGCCATCGGCACCGACCAGGTGGACCTGCTGGCCCTGGCCATCGCCCGACCCGAGCGGATCACCGGCCGGACCCTGCCGCCGTACCGGCTCCTCACCCACCTGCGGTACCTCAACCTGATGAGCCCCCGGGACGGGGTGGTCCCGTCCGAGGAGGCCTGGGCGGAGGTCCGCGCCCTGCCGTCCTTCCTGGACATGGTGCTCACCATCCCGCCGGGCAAGCCGGTCGCCCGCACGGTCGACCTGGCCACCGTGCCCGGCTACCTCTACCTCAGTTCCGACGACGCCGGCCAGGTCGAGGCCGACTACCGGCGCCTGCGGCAACTGGAGGCGGACGGGCTGTACGACGCCTGA
- a CDS encoding HAD-IC family P-type ATPase: MTHPAEDTAGNGSDGSPESAPGARPLGLVPGRRGGLTAAEVAERVARGAVNDVPVRSSRSVKEIVRANVFTRFNAIIGVMFAVILVVGPIQDGLFGLVIVANTAIGIIQEMRAKRTLDSLALIGEAKPQVRRDGRVEQVAVAGIVLDDTVLLGIGDKVIVDGEVTEADGLEIDESLLTGEPDPVLKQPGDQVMSGSFVVAGAGAFSATRVGREAYAAQLAEEASRFTLVSSELRSGINSILKFITWLLIPTAIGLIISQLAVEGSDWREAVRRMVAGIVPMVPEGLVLLTSVAFAIGVVRLGRKDCLVQELPAIEGLARVDTVCLDKTGTLTEGGMDVVELRPLPGPHPAGGPPGADEAPGAAGPPGADGPGGAVDQAVLRTALGVLAGADARPNPSMRAIIDAYGSAAGSDGEWRVIEAMPFSSARKWSGVQLLEPQGAEASWLLGAPDVLLTEGHPTLAEVDELGAKGLRVLLLGRTLVPLDAPDPAAGLRPLALVVLEQRLRDDAADTLRYFESQQVRAKVISGDAAVSVGAVAANLGLPGAEHPVDARTLPTDPEELADTADRTSVFGRVTPQQKRELVGALQARGHTVAMTGDGVNDVLALKDADIGVAMGSGREATRAVAQIVLLNDSFATLPSVVAEGRRVIGNIERVATLFLVKTVYSVLLAILVICTHSPYPFLPRHSTVLSTLTIGVPAFFLALAPNNERARRGFVRRVLRLAVPGGLIAGTATFTAYALARANHTTDLEADTSVATLTLFLVAIWVLAIVARPYNWWRLLLIATMGGAFALVLLVPWLSDFFQLSLAGTRDPWAGVGIAMIAGVALEVVWRYVGRGSEP, translated from the coding sequence ATGACGCACCCCGCGGAAGACACGGCCGGCAACGGGAGCGACGGCTCGCCGGAGTCCGCCCCGGGCGCCCGTCCGCTGGGGCTCGTGCCCGGCCGGCGCGGCGGGCTGACGGCGGCCGAGGTCGCCGAACGGGTCGCCCGCGGTGCCGTCAACGACGTGCCGGTGCGGTCCAGCCGTTCGGTGAAGGAGATCGTCCGGGCGAACGTCTTCACCCGGTTCAACGCGATCATCGGCGTCATGTTCGCCGTCATCCTGGTGGTCGGACCGATCCAGGACGGTCTCTTCGGGCTGGTCATCGTGGCCAACACGGCGATCGGGATCATCCAGGAGATGCGCGCCAAGCGCACGCTGGACAGCCTCGCCCTGATCGGCGAGGCCAAGCCGCAGGTCCGCCGGGACGGCCGGGTCGAACAGGTGGCGGTCGCCGGGATCGTGCTCGACGACACCGTGCTGCTCGGCATCGGCGACAAGGTGATCGTCGACGGCGAGGTGACCGAGGCGGACGGCCTGGAGATCGACGAGTCACTGCTGACCGGCGAGCCCGACCCCGTCCTCAAGCAGCCCGGCGACCAGGTGATGTCGGGCAGCTTCGTGGTGGCCGGCGCCGGCGCCTTCAGCGCCACCAGGGTCGGCCGCGAGGCGTACGCGGCCCAGCTCGCCGAGGAGGCCAGCCGCTTCACCCTGGTCAGCTCGGAGCTGCGCAGCGGCATCAACAGCATCCTGAAGTTCATCACCTGGCTGCTGATCCCCACCGCGATCGGCCTGATCATCAGCCAGCTGGCGGTGGAGGGCAGCGACTGGCGCGAGGCCGTCCGGCGGATGGTGGCCGGGATCGTCCCGATGGTGCCCGAGGGGCTGGTGCTGCTGACCTCGGTGGCCTTCGCGATCGGCGTGGTGCGGCTCGGCCGCAAGGACTGCCTGGTGCAGGAACTGCCGGCGATCGAGGGCCTGGCCCGGGTCGACACCGTCTGCCTGGACAAGACCGGCACCCTCACCGAGGGCGGCATGGACGTGGTCGAGCTGCGGCCGCTGCCCGGCCCGCACCCGGCCGGGGGCCCACCAGGGGCGGACGAGGCGCCCGGGGCGGCCGGGCCTCCGGGCGCGGACGGCCCCGGCGGTGCGGTGGACCAGGCCGTGCTGCGCACCGCCCTCGGGGTGCTGGCCGGGGCGGACGCCCGGCCGAACCCCAGCATGCGGGCCATCATCGACGCGTACGGCAGCGCCGCCGGCTCCGACGGCGAGTGGCGGGTGATCGAGGCGATGCCGTTCTCCTCGGCCCGCAAGTGGAGCGGGGTGCAGCTGCTGGAACCGCAGGGCGCCGAGGCCAGCTGGCTGCTCGGCGCCCCCGACGTGCTGCTGACCGAGGGGCACCCGACGCTCGCCGAGGTCGACGAGCTGGGCGCCAAGGGCCTGCGGGTGCTGCTGCTCGGCCGCACGCTCGTGCCGCTGGACGCGCCCGACCCGGCCGCCGGCCTGCGGCCGCTCGCGCTGGTGGTGCTGGAGCAGCGGCTGCGCGACGACGCGGCCGACACCCTGCGCTACTTCGAGAGCCAGCAGGTCCGGGCGAAGGTGATCTCCGGCGACGCGGCCGTCTCGGTCGGCGCGGTGGCCGCCAACCTGGGCCTGCCGGGGGCGGAGCACCCGGTGGACGCCCGGACGCTGCCCACCGACCCCGAGGAGCTGGCCGACACCGCCGACCGGACGTCCGTCTTCGGCCGGGTCACCCCGCAGCAGAAGCGTGAACTGGTCGGCGCCCTGCAGGCGCGCGGGCACACCGTCGCGATGACCGGCGACGGCGTCAACGACGTGCTCGCCCTCAAGGACGCCGACATCGGCGTCGCGATGGGCTCCGGCAGGGAGGCGACCCGGGCGGTGGCGCAGATCGTGCTGCTGAACGACAGCTTCGCCACCCTGCCCTCGGTGGTCGCCGAGGGCCGCCGGGTGATCGGCAACATCGAGCGGGTGGCGACCCTCTTCCTGGTGAAGACGGTCTACTCGGTGCTGCTGGCGATCCTGGTGATCTGCACCCATTCGCCGTACCCGTTCCTGCCCCGGCACTCCACCGTGCTCTCCACCCTGACCATCGGCGTGCCGGCCTTCTTCCTGGCGCTGGCCCCGAACAACGAGCGGGCCCGGCGGGGCTTCGTCCGGCGGGTGCTGCGGCTGGCCGTGCCGGGCGGGCTGATCGCGGGCACCGCGACCTTCACCGCCTACGCGCTGGCCCGCGCCAACCACACCACCGACCTGGAGGCGGACACCAGCGTGGCCACCCTGACGCTGTTCCTGGTGGCGATCTGGGTGCTGGCGATCGTCGCCCGGCCGTACAACTGGTGGCGGCTGCTGCTGATCGCCACCATGGGCGGGGCGTTCGCGCTGGTCCTGCTGGTGCCGTGGCTGTCGGACTTCTTCCAGCTCTCGCTGGCCGGCACCCGGGACCCGTGGGCGGGGGTGGGGATCGCGATGATCGCCGGGGTGGCGCTGGAGGTGGTGTGGCGGTACGTCGGGCGCGGTTCGGAGCCCTGA
- a CDS encoding DUF2530 domain-containing protein, with the protein MPKTALRPSPPPLEANDVAIVGGGTVLWFVAFLVLLPFHGTLAAQGRGDWQWICLAGAGLGLIGLWYCRARRAAIARDRAAAADASAAGGPERETDGRSPTNG; encoded by the coding sequence ATGCCGAAGACCGCGCTGCGCCCCTCCCCCCCGCCCCTGGAGGCGAACGACGTCGCCATCGTCGGCGGCGGCACGGTCCTGTGGTTCGTCGCCTTCCTGGTGCTGCTCCCCTTCCACGGCACGCTCGCCGCCCAGGGGCGCGGTGACTGGCAGTGGATCTGCCTGGCCGGCGCCGGCCTGGGCCTGATCGGCCTCTGGTACTGCCGGGCCCGCCGGGCGGCCATCGCCCGCGACCGCGCGGCCGCCGCCGACGCCTCCGCCGCCGGGGGCCCCGAGCGCGAGACGGACGGCCGGAGCCCGACCAACGGCTGA